Within the bacterium genome, the region CCGCCTCGGCCAGGCTTTCGTCCACCACCACGATCGGCGCGTCAAGGGGCGTCGTCGGCATTTCCTGAAAATGAGCCTGATTCGTGAAACCGCGCAGGTAAAAGCGGATCGGATGCTTGGCGTCCACAACCTGGATCGGCGTGTCCGGGCCGCCGTATCGCGCCGCCGCCGCGTGAATGCGCCGGATCATCGCCAAATAACGGCGCCGCGTCTGCACGTACACGATGTCCTCGCCGTCGCGATCGTAGTGAAGAAAGTTCAACTCCACGCTTGAGGCCGCATAGGGCAAAAGAACCGCAAACGCCGCCGCGACGGCGCCCGCGCGGATCCGCGGGTGCTTGGCCAGGCGTTCGGCGGCGGTCTGAACGCCGATTCCCGCGAGCATGAACAGCGGAAGATTGATGGAAATGACGCACCACGGAGTCTTGTACGGGATCGCGCTGTAGATCGCGAGGTGCGAAACCCACCAGACAAGAAAAAAGATGGCCGCCGCGTTTCGCCGCATGACGGCGAAAAGCGCGGGGAGCGCGGCGATGAGCAGCGGCGCGTAATATTCGGCGCTCAGGCGGAAAAAGTAGATCGGCGGCTTTTCGTGGCCCGTTTCGCCGACCCCGGTGCGCGTCCAGGGGATGTAGGCGTAAAAGAAATCGGCAAGGCCGCGCGGATTGATGCCGAACGTCGAAAATGTCAGCGCCCAGATCAGGATCGCCACGCCGAGCGCGTCAAGCGTCTTGATATCGCGCCGTCCCTCCATCCGGGAAAAGGGATTCCCGAGCGGCAACGGGCTTTGGTCCGGCCGGCCGAAGGCCAGCGCGCAAAGGGCCGCGACGGTCACGGCGGCAAGCGAAATCGCGGCGGTTTCCTTGATAGCGAACGCCAGCGACCAGGCCGCCAGGCACGCGGCCAAATCGCGCGCGCGGGCGCGCGCCTGAAACCGGAAAAGAAAAACGGTCGCAATCGCCAGGAGGGCAACGAGATAGATCTCGTGGATGAAGGTCCGGGCAAAGTAGACCTCCGCGCCGGCGACTGCCATCGCCCCGCCCGCGAACAAAGCGCCCGCCACGCCAATCCACGGCGAAAGCGCAAGCAGCGCCGCCACGGCCAGCACGCCCAAAAAGGCCGGCATGGCGCGCAAATCGGCCGAGTCCATGCCGAAAACGCGCGCCGGGATGTACGCCAATTCGTAGAGCAGCGGCCCGTG harbors:
- a CDS encoding TIGR03663 family protein, giving the protein VAALDLKPFHHDESVNFGFVEDLVKKGWYAYNPTNYHGPLLYELAYIPARVFGMDSADLRAMPAFLGVLAVAALLALSPWIGVAGALFAGGAMAVAGAEVYFARTFIHEIYLVALLAIATVFLFRFQARARARDLAACLAAWSLAFAIKETAAISLAAVTVAALCALAFGRPDQSPLPLGNPFSRMEGRRDIKTLDALGVAILIWALTFSTFGINPRGLADFFYAYIPWTRTGVGETGHEKPPIYFFRLSAEYYAPLLIAALPALFAVMRRNAAAIFFLVWWVSHLAIYSAIPYKTPWCVISINLPLFMLAGIGVQTAAERLAKHPRIRAGAVAAAFAVLLPYAASSVELNFLHYDRDGEDIVYVQTRRRYLAMIRRIHAAAARYGGPDTPIQVVDAKHPIRFYLRGFTNQAHFQEMPTTPLDAPIVVVDESLAEAARERIIGRRHEETIPVWPGHNEVIFTLLDPISGDDP